From a single Shewanella donghaensis genomic region:
- a CDS encoding LysR family transcriptional regulator, translated as MQSRLHAHIGTIRQLEILLAVHDKGSINQAAKSLFLTQPTVSIQMKKLADAIGEPIYHLSNRKLMFTDIGLELVKTAVEVLDSFARLDMRLNNMRKLKSGTLRLSVVTTSKYLIPHLLGPFCEQFPDIEVQLNIGNREQTIERLKQSVDDVYVFSHLPNDIDCHTLAFMENPLVAIAHPENPLVKRKNLTLEDIRNEPFLMREKGSGTRHAIEEFLQNQQANINIKMTIESNEAIKHCVMSKLGISILSAHTLSYGEQNGLICLPIKELPIKTNWSFVWPKNKRQTIVAQQFLEHIKASKQ; from the coding sequence ATGCAATCTCGGCTACATGCTCATATCGGCACAATAAGACAACTGGAAATCTTATTAGCCGTTCATGATAAAGGCAGTATCAACCAAGCCGCCAAGTCACTATTTCTTACCCAACCTACGGTATCTATCCAAATGAAAAAGCTCGCCGATGCTATTGGTGAGCCGATTTATCATTTGTCTAATCGAAAGCTTATGTTCACTGATATTGGACTTGAGCTGGTCAAAACTGCCGTAGAAGTATTAGATAGTTTTGCTCGTCTTGATATGCGCTTAAATAATATGAGAAAGCTCAAATCTGGGACGTTACGTTTATCAGTCGTCACCACCTCAAAATACTTAATTCCGCACTTATTAGGGCCGTTTTGTGAACAATTTCCCGATATTGAAGTGCAGCTTAATATCGGTAACCGTGAACAAACGATTGAAAGACTCAAGCAAAGTGTCGATGATGTCTATGTTTTCAGCCACCTTCCAAATGATATTGACTGCCATACATTAGCATTTATGGAGAACCCATTAGTTGCCATTGCACACCCTGAAAACCCATTAGTTAAACGTAAAAACTTAACCTTAGAGGATATTCGCAATGAACCTTTTTTAATGCGCGAGAAAGGTTCGGGCACCCGACATGCTATTGAAGAGTTTTTGCAAAACCAGCAAGCCAACATTAATATTAAAATGACCATAGAAAGCAATGAAGCGATTAAACATTGCGTGATGTCCAAATTGGGCATTTCAATACTGTCAGCGCATACCTTGTCTTACGGCGAACAAAATGGGTTAATCTGTTTACCGATAAAGGAACTACCGATTAAAACCAATTGGTCTTTTGTATGGCCTAAAAACAAACGCCAAACGATAGTCGCACAGCAATTCCTCGAACATATTAAGGCTTCAAAACAGTAA
- a CDS encoding HD domain-containing phosphohydrolase, with the protein MMTLPVKKSLLFGIIVFSFCLSILYLDMRSENYVIEKQKNLINENLIKLKKEHITDIVSSVHIAAASTLNAEYKRHQRLLQNKSQQFQLLLNSVPAGERCPLLPQINSIDNQFDIAIFHNEKLICESASSIAVAGIDNTKNISSTAVLTDDMEMTVSLSQTQIINAAQKKITSFIRIIEMQNPDTYVWVNEIHNYEGGVDYATRKIHPNLPQTEGLLLSTKTPDIKGNFPYQVELEGINNQGEIFFEYYFKRQTNNEIVKKLAYAKLFKPFDWVIATGIYIDDLELTVEQEINELVAEQEFYNKLVSIVAFFLSVLLVICLYVIEKNTIKNKERELALRHKKQDVKNYRQVLSSMLDLVERRDSYTAGHTKRVARYAVLIAEEMGFSHTEVEILFESAVMHDIGKISTPDTILLKPGKLNSQEYKIIQQHLDSGYQLLSSIKAFKKHAEIIRCHHEHYDGTGYPRGLKGDEICPLSHILILVDAFDAMTSKRIYKTSKTKAAAIEEIKALAGKQFCPVTVKAALPVLEKINLSPVGQNYLKDEFEEARLAYYYKDPLTSLYNYRYLEHIISLNDDPFEKHYRCCYFISLLNFSQYNKKYGWLEGDEQLIRIAKKLTEFLPKAMIFRVFGDDFIIITEQHTHLDRETIEAQLELTTFNIGLELNHLDIDEQNIHGVSQFSETIKKFMST; encoded by the coding sequence ATGATGACCCTGCCAGTAAAAAAATCACTACTCTTTGGTATTATCGTTTTTTCATTTTGCTTATCTATTTTGTATCTAGATATGCGATCTGAAAATTATGTAATAGAAAAACAGAAAAACCTTATCAATGAAAACCTCATAAAATTAAAAAAAGAGCATATTACTGATATCGTATCATCAGTCCATATCGCTGCAGCTTCAACACTGAATGCTGAATATAAAAGGCACCAACGCCTACTACAAAATAAATCACAGCAATTTCAATTACTGTTAAATAGCGTCCCTGCAGGTGAGCGTTGTCCATTATTGCCCCAAATTAACAGTATTGATAATCAGTTCGATATTGCCATATTTCACAACGAAAAATTGATTTGCGAATCGGCTTCAAGCATTGCCGTCGCTGGTATTGATAATACTAAAAATATTAGCTCTACTGCGGTGTTAACTGATGATATGGAAATGACAGTATCATTGTCACAAACTCAAATAATCAATGCGGCTCAAAAGAAAATTACTTCATTCATTAGAATCATTGAAATGCAAAACCCCGACACTTATGTTTGGGTGAATGAAATACATAACTATGAAGGAGGGGTTGATTATGCCACTAGAAAAATCCACCCCAATCTTCCTCAAACAGAAGGCCTACTTTTATCAACCAAAACGCCTGATATTAAAGGTAACTTCCCCTACCAAGTAGAACTTGAAGGAATTAACAATCAAGGCGAGATATTTTTCGAATATTACTTTAAACGCCAGACCAATAATGAAATTGTGAAGAAGCTAGCTTATGCCAAACTGTTTAAGCCATTTGATTGGGTAATTGCAACCGGCATTTACATCGATGATTTAGAATTAACCGTCGAACAAGAGATTAATGAGCTTGTCGCCGAGCAAGAGTTTTACAATAAACTGGTATCAATCGTTGCCTTTTTTTTATCGGTTCTGCTAGTGATTTGTTTATATGTAATAGAAAAAAACACGATCAAAAACAAAGAACGCGAATTAGCGTTACGGCATAAAAAACAAGATGTAAAAAATTACCGACAAGTTTTGTCATCAATGCTGGATCTAGTTGAGAGGCGTGATAGTTATACTGCAGGACATACTAAACGCGTAGCTCGCTACGCTGTACTTATAGCTGAAGAAATGGGGTTCTCGCATACCGAAGTAGAAATACTATTCGAATCAGCAGTCATGCATGATATTGGTAAAATATCGACACCAGATACTATTTTACTAAAACCTGGCAAGCTCAATTCACAAGAATATAAAATTATTCAACAGCATTTAGACAGCGGTTACCAGTTACTGTCTTCTATCAAAGCCTTTAAAAAGCACGCCGAAATTATAAGATGTCATCACGAGCATTATGATGGGACAGGTTATCCAAGAGGGTTGAAAGGTGATGAAATCTGTCCTCTTTCTCATATTCTCATTTTGGTTGATGCATTTGACGCTATGACCTCAAAACGCATATATAAAACCAGTAAAACAAAAGCAGCAGCAATCGAAGAAATAAAAGCACTCGCAGGTAAACAGTTTTGCCCTGTTACGGTTAAAGCCGCCCTCCCCGTTTTGGAAAAGATAAATCTCAGCCCTGTGGGACAAAATTATTTAAAGGATGAATTTGAAGAAGCGAGACTGGCTTATTACTATAAAGATCCACTCACTAGTCTCTATAATTATCGCTATCTAGAGCATATCATCTCATTGAATGATGACCCCTTTGAGAAGCATTATCGCTGCTGTTACTTTATTAGCTTGCTTAATTTTAGCCAGTACAATAAAAAATATGGTTGGCTAGAGGGTGATGAGCAACTAATCCGCATAGCTAAAAAATTAACTGAATTTTTACCTAAAGCAATGATATTCAGAGTATTTGGTGATGACTTCATTATTATCACTGAGCAGCATACTCACCTTGATCGCGAAACCATTGAAGCCCAACTTGAATTAACAACATTCAATATTGGTCTGGAATTAAATCATCTCGATATTGATGAACAAAACATACACGGTGTAAGCCAATTTTCAGAAACCATAAAAAAATTCATGAGCACTTAA
- a CDS encoding sodium-dependent bicarbonate transport family permease: MQIDVSIAFFLMGVFAVLVRADIQFPRSLYQSLILFLMIAIGLKGGVALAEHASWALVVQSIYVILFGFALPLIAFPILYYIGALKRDDAASIAAHYGSVSVGTYAVAVAFLEAKGIHYEAYIPLFVVLLEMPAIVIGILLAKSGAAPRSKNKSKQQVSADRQTLLHEMFFNQGVVLMVGGLVIGYFAGEGIDKVAPLFFGLFNAVLALFLLEMGMVAASRLKDLKHMGSFMLAFGFAMPMVGGVLGSLLGVMMGLSVGGVTLVAVLGASASYIAVPAAMRIILPNANHSLSITASLGITFPFNVLVGIPVYLVVSQWLLSF; the protein is encoded by the coding sequence ATGCAAATAGATGTCAGCATAGCTTTCTTTTTAATGGGGGTATTTGCGGTTTTGGTGCGTGCTGATATTCAATTTCCTAGAAGCTTATATCAATCCCTGATTTTATTTTTGATGATTGCCATTGGTCTAAAAGGTGGCGTCGCACTGGCTGAGCATGCGTCTTGGGCGTTGGTGGTGCAATCTATCTATGTCATCTTATTTGGCTTTGCTCTGCCATTAATCGCCTTTCCTATCTTATATTATATCGGTGCATTGAAACGTGATGATGCTGCTTCCATAGCTGCCCATTATGGTTCAGTTAGCGTAGGTACTTACGCTGTTGCTGTGGCTTTTTTGGAAGCGAAAGGGATTCATTACGAGGCGTATATTCCACTGTTTGTGGTATTACTTGAAATGCCGGCCATTGTAATTGGTATTTTATTGGCTAAAAGTGGCGCAGCACCTAGATCAAAGAATAAGAGTAAACAGCAGGTTAGTGCAGATCGTCAAACCTTATTGCATGAAATGTTCTTTAATCAGGGCGTGGTATTAATGGTGGGCGGTTTAGTGATTGGTTACTTTGCTGGCGAGGGCATTGATAAAGTTGCACCACTATTCTTCGGGTTGTTTAATGCGGTACTGGCACTCTTTTTACTTGAAATGGGCATGGTCGCCGCAAGTCGCTTAAAAGACCTGAAGCATATGGGTAGCTTTATGTTGGCTTTTGGTTTTGCGATGCCGATGGTGGGCGGGGTTTTAGGTTCATTACTTGGTGTGATGATGGGCTTATCTGTTGGTGGTGTCACCTTGGTTGCGGTATTGGGCGCTAGTGCATCCTATATTGCGGTTCCTGCAGCGATGCGGATTATATTGCCTAATGCAAATCATAGCTTATCAATCACGGCGTCACTAGGAATTACATTTCCTTTTAATGTCTTGGTGGGTATTCCTGTGTATTTAGTTGTCTCACAGTGGTTGTTGAGCTTTTAG
- a CDS encoding GGDEF domain-containing protein, whose protein sequence is MIKWLPAKFVLDTKAELSFQKSLNERSRLNTIVMGFLIIAVLLAFSLSSLLTANASSLAVNVVRSITIILAIIMILSIKQSTAAYLDTVLLFFGSLFTLINGFFFYTYAISHQELHEGGPMLSAIFITAIPMLHLGQKFMIWLILGIALIIIQLTTNVDIIWSINFYIMTVMVMTAMQYQTDVLLRKQYKYELIQTQKAETDKLTGVHNRYVFDKEFSAILCNLKKGQFLSLAMIDIDHFKKYNDRYGHLMGDKALVNFAELLSNQGADMVVRFGGEEFILVSVYSAENTSWLQDLPSQIEKLHIVHMDSETGFLSASAGVVTISAEQRHFVDKTKLLTLADSYLYQAKNAGRNQVLRQEVST, encoded by the coding sequence ATGATAAAATGGTTGCCTGCTAAATTTGTTTTAGACACTAAAGCAGAACTCTCATTTCAAAAATCTCTAAACGAACGTTCACGTTTAAACACTATCGTTATGGGATTTTTAATCATTGCGGTACTACTCGCGTTCAGCTTGTCTTCATTACTCACCGCCAATGCTAGCTCCTTAGCTGTCAACGTAGTTCGCAGTATCACTATTATCCTTGCCATCATAATGATCCTCAGCATTAAGCAATCTACAGCGGCTTATCTTGATACGGTTTTACTCTTTTTTGGTTCCCTATTCACACTCATTAACGGCTTTTTCTTTTATACCTACGCCATAAGCCACCAAGAACTGCATGAAGGTGGGCCTATGCTGTCTGCCATTTTTATTACCGCTATTCCCATGCTGCACTTGGGGCAAAAATTCATGATTTGGCTCATACTGGGTATTGCCCTGATAATCATTCAACTAACAACTAATGTCGATATTATATGGAGTATCAATTTCTATATCATGACCGTTATGGTCATGACAGCAATGCAATATCAAACTGATGTATTGTTAAGGAAGCAATATAAATATGAATTAATACAAACTCAAAAAGCCGAAACAGATAAGCTCACTGGCGTGCATAATCGCTATGTTTTTGATAAAGAGTTTTCAGCTATTTTATGTAACTTAAAAAAAGGGCAATTCTTGTCACTGGCAATGATCGATATTGACCACTTTAAAAAATATAATGACCGTTACGGTCACCTTATGGGTGACAAAGCATTAGTGAATTTTGCAGAACTTCTTTCTAATCAAGGTGCTGATATGGTGGTGCGCTTTGGTGGCGAAGAGTTTATTTTAGTTTCAGTTTATTCGGCTGAAAATACATCATGGCTTCAAGACCTTCCATCACAAATAGAGAAGCTTCACATCGTGCATATGGATTCTGAAACAGGGTTTCTTTCAGCCTCTGCTGGAGTTGTGACAATTAGCGCTGAACAACGACATTTTGTCGATAAAACTAAATTACTAACCTTAGCTGATAGTTATTTATATCAGGCTAAAAACGCCGGTAGAAATCAGGTTTTACGTCAAGAAGTCTCAACTTAA
- a CDS encoding xanthine dehydrogenase family protein molybdopterin-binding subunit has translation MSTGQTDLSRRGFIKKCVIGGVAVYSAPMIFDKKKAFAASVSEKLKAKWNAGAKPSYRYDAIEKVTGQKIYGRDYRAQDIPGWPQKQHYGYVIRVNQADKILVDLDLSSIPEDAKPYFTITAQTLKDNQLKLPDFYGENMLLELGKTPDYQGHEVAILLFDSFIKFKKAKAQIEFSSAIFKWGETTPLVTLNQDPYACWRIIRQEGDAGSASEDRYSTLHDGLIFPDYKDHKPVWNASINQTGNATEKAMFYASELRKDLANPDWLVIDKKFTTQSIEPMMLEPEAFNGWLDKKNDRLHVVICSQSPQDFYAQAGEVIAKSPLGVSIKELIVHTPYIGGGFGAKDHTIFPYYGIIASLYSTNPIRIANDRFQQFQSGLKRHTFNMNHKLAFDKKTKKITGLVADMVLAGGGRKNYSDSVTMVGASAIQSIYYLPRNDIQAWCHPSATPHAGSMRGYGTLQSMGAMEMMINEAAEALDIDTFELRRINAFQTGQKNTQGAIPNGSARYIEMLNLAEKHEIWTKRKQNKLDYEKAHPTKKYGVGFGIATKDYGTGAEAPSASVAITPEGKIIVQVCSIEMGTGTETSQGTLITKYLGNMADEVHMAKIKEFEAMELIESDSPYTMSQAHQDEMSNKPTWTPTIGMASSASQSAFFQSHATAHAAKLILQHSLLPAAQAIINKNDSVVKMNPAIKYKWELGALVIEGQQPIAFELLAKKAHAMGLVTSVMAHAFNRWEWATADFDFNGEKQNYPLDAIAVQYGIGATAEQKQQYNAAGYQVIKRLSVDYPKTSMNNAMVTYYTPCATLVEIAVDTKLGNVEILGTHTWIEPGNVHVKELVEGQLEGGLTMGVGHALYEHLPDDETGAGTGTWNLDRYQVPFAKHNGVWNMKHTIMPPLSDSDDSKGVAEVVMIPVVPALIEAIYQATNKRFYHLPVTPQDIMKAI, from the coding sequence ATGAGCACAGGTCAAACGGATTTATCACGCCGAGGTTTCATTAAAAAATGTGTTATCGGCGGTGTTGCAGTCTACAGCGCACCGATGATTTTCGATAAGAAAAAAGCCTTCGCGGCATCTGTATCTGAAAAACTTAAAGCCAAATGGAATGCAGGGGCTAAGCCATCTTATCGATATGATGCTATTGAAAAGGTTACTGGACAGAAAATTTATGGTCGAGATTATCGAGCTCAAGATATTCCCGGCTGGCCCCAAAAACAACATTATGGTTATGTCATTAGGGTTAACCAGGCAGATAAAATTCTTGTAGATTTAGACTTATCAAGTATCCCAGAAGACGCCAAACCTTACTTTACAATTACTGCACAAACACTTAAAGATAACCAACTTAAGTTGCCCGATTTCTATGGCGAAAATATGCTACTAGAGTTAGGAAAAACACCTGATTACCAAGGCCATGAAGTTGCTATTCTATTATTTGACTCATTCATTAAATTCAAAAAAGCCAAAGCCCAAATAGAGTTTAGTAGCGCAATATTTAAATGGGGTGAAACGACGCCACTGGTCACTTTAAACCAAGATCCTTATGCCTGTTGGCGTATCATTCGCCAAGAGGGAGATGCTGGCAGCGCCTCAGAGGATCGTTATAGTACTTTGCATGATGGGTTAATTTTCCCTGACTATAAAGATCACAAACCCGTTTGGAATGCGAGCATAAACCAAACTGGAAATGCCACAGAAAAAGCCATGTTTTACGCTAGTGAATTACGTAAAGATTTAGCTAACCCTGATTGGTTAGTTATCGATAAAAAATTTACTACCCAATCAATTGAGCCAATGATGTTAGAGCCAGAAGCATTCAATGGTTGGTTAGATAAGAAAAATGATCGCTTACACGTGGTAATATGTTCTCAATCCCCGCAAGATTTCTACGCTCAAGCGGGTGAAGTGATCGCCAAAAGCCCATTAGGTGTTTCCATCAAAGAACTCATCGTTCATACCCCTTACATTGGTGGAGGATTCGGAGCAAAAGACCATACGATATTTCCTTACTACGGCATCATAGCTTCACTCTATAGTACTAACCCTATTCGGATTGCTAACGATCGTTTCCAGCAATTTCAATCAGGACTTAAACGCCATACTTTCAATATGAACCACAAATTGGCTTTTGATAAAAAAACCAAAAAAATCACCGGGCTAGTTGCCGATATGGTGTTAGCTGGAGGAGGCAGGAAAAACTATTCTGACTCTGTGACCATGGTTGGAGCCAGTGCAATTCAAAGTATTTATTACTTACCTAGAAATGATATTCAAGCTTGGTGCCACCCCTCTGCAACCCCACATGCAGGCTCAATGAGGGGCTATGGTACTTTACAATCTATGGGGGCGATGGAAATGATGATCAATGAAGCTGCAGAAGCTTTAGATATCGACACTTTCGAACTCAGACGAATTAATGCCTTCCAAACAGGACAGAAAAACACTCAAGGCGCGATACCAAACGGAAGTGCCCGTTATATTGAAATGCTCAACCTTGCAGAGAAACATGAGATTTGGACTAAGCGGAAACAGAATAAACTGGATTATGAGAAAGCTCACCCGACAAAAAAATATGGTGTAGGTTTTGGTATAGCGACTAAGGATTATGGCACTGGTGCAGAAGCGCCATCAGCATCAGTAGCCATTACACCTGAAGGTAAAATTATTGTGCAAGTTTGCTCAATTGAAATGGGCACAGGAACCGAGACCTCACAAGGTACATTAATTACAAAATACCTTGGTAATATGGCTGATGAAGTGCATATGGCAAAAATTAAAGAGTTTGAAGCCATGGAGTTAATCGAAAGCGACAGCCCCTATACTATGTCTCAAGCCCATCAGGATGAAATGTCTAATAAACCAACGTGGACACCGACTATCGGAATGGCCTCATCCGCGAGCCAATCAGCATTTTTTCAAAGCCATGCAACAGCACACGCAGCAAAACTCATCCTTCAACATAGCTTATTACCCGCGGCTCAAGCCATTATTAATAAGAACGATTCAGTAGTTAAGATGAACCCTGCAATAAAATACAAATGGGAGCTAGGTGCGTTAGTGATTGAAGGTCAACAACCTATCGCCTTTGAACTACTTGCGAAAAAAGCCCATGCTATGGGGTTAGTGACTTCTGTCATGGCCCATGCGTTTAACCGCTGGGAATGGGCAACTGCAGATTTTGACTTTAATGGCGAAAAACAAAATTACCCACTCGATGCTATCGCTGTTCAATATGGTATAGGCGCCACAGCTGAACAGAAGCAACAATATAATGCAGCTGGTTACCAAGTCATTAAACGCTTATCCGTGGACTACCCTAAAACCAGTATGAACAATGCCATGGTCACCTATTACACCCCTTGCGCAACTTTAGTTGAGATAGCTGTTGATACTAAGCTTGGAAATGTAGAAATACTCGGTACACATACATGGATAGAACCAGGAAACGTACATGTTAAAGAACTAGTAGAAGGCCAATTAGAAGGTGGCTTAACCATGGGAGTAGGCCATGCCCTTTATGAGCATTTACCGGATGATGAAACAGGTGCAGGTACAGGCACATGGAACTTAGATAGATATCAAGTCCCTTTTGCAAAACATAATGGTGTATGGAATATGAAACATACCATTATGCCGCCACTATCAGATTCTGATGACTCTAAAGGCGTTGCTGAGGTCGTCATGATACCTGTGGTGCCAGCCCTTATTGAGGCTATCTATCAAGCAACCAATAAGCGTTTCTATCATTTACCTGTTACCCCACAAGATATTATGAAGGCGATTTAA
- the gloA gene encoding lactoylglutathione lyase, with protein sequence MKFLHTMIRVADLEKSIAFYTDVLGMSVLDRTENTDYRYTLVFVGYADQPGGTSIELTYNWDTDQYEMGNAFGHLALGVEDIYAACNKIKDLGGRVTREPGPVKGGDVHIAFITDPDNYQIELIQLS encoded by the coding sequence ATGAAATTTTTACACACCATGATCAGAGTTGCTGACCTAGAAAAATCTATTGCTTTTTATACTGATGTTTTGGGTATGAGCGTGTTAGATAGAACAGAAAACACAGATTATCGTTATACCTTGGTTTTTGTCGGCTATGCAGATCAACCGGGTGGCACCAGCATTGAATTGACCTATAACTGGGATACTGACCAATACGAGATGGGTAATGCATTTGGCCATTTAGCATTAGGTGTTGAAGATATCTATGCTGCTTGCAATAAGATTAAAGATTTAGGTGGCAGAGTGACTCGCGAACCCGGCCCTGTAAAAGGTGGCGATGTCCATATTGCCTTTATTACTGACCCTGATAACTACCAAATTGAACTTATTCAGCTGAGTTAA